A DNA window from bacterium contains the following coding sequences:
- the mraZ gene encoding division/cell wall cluster transcriptional repressor MraZ, with the protein MSQAPFRGRFQHALDDKGRLSIPSRFRDILVQEHDGRLVVTNLPHCLVAYTPGQWEAIESRSDKLSTVKSNVQSFLRFFYSGATECELDRQGRILIPPSLREAVGLDRQVVVAGMLNRLEIWSQSRWDDEMKKAVENFDNISDELADFGL; encoded by the coding sequence ATGAGCCAGGCACCTTTCCGCGGTCGATTCCAGCATGCCCTGGATGACAAGGGACGCCTCAGCATCCCCTCCAGGTTCCGGGATATCCTTGTCCAGGAGCACGACGGCCGCCTTGTTGTGACCAATCTGCCCCATTGTCTGGTGGCCTACACGCCAGGCCAGTGGGAGGCCATCGAATCCAGGTCCGACAAGCTCTCCACTGTCAAAAGCAACGTCCAGAGCTTTCTCCGCTTCTTCTACTCCGGTGCCACCGAGTGCGAACTGGATCGCCAGGGACGGATCCTCATCCCTCCCTCTCTCAGGGAAGCCGTCGGCCTCGATCGCCAGGTCGTGGTGGCCGGGATGCTGAACCGCCTCGAGATCTGGAGCCAGTCCAGGTGGGACGACGAGATGAAGAAGGCGGTGGAGAACTTCGACAATATCTCGGACGAACTGGCCGATTTCGGCCTGTAG
- the rsmH gene encoding 16S rRNA (cytosine(1402)-N(4))-methyltransferase RsmH, whose translation MEATGSHFPVLLEEILEGLNIRQGGVYLDGTVGAGGHADALLSRYSGTRLIGLDRDPAALEAAGARLAVYGDRVILVHRDFRFLSDALDETGTGVVDGIILDLGVSSMQLDQGDRGFSFTHDGPLDMRMDPGSGSPASELVNGMDPRDLANLLFRYGEERRSRAIAAAIARARDAGPVETTARLASIVAAVPGMGRIRNIHPATRTFQALRIAVNDELAAVEDAVPAGVGRLAPGGRMAVISFHSLEDRIVKRGFKGLEKPCRCPKEMPECRCGLVSAGKVITRRPIVPTEREARENPRSRSAKLRVFEKKQ comes from the coding sequence ATCGAGGCAACAGGAAGCCACTTTCCGGTCCTGCTGGAGGAGATCCTCGAGGGTCTCAATATCCGTCAGGGCGGAGTGTATCTCGACGGCACGGTGGGCGCCGGCGGGCATGCTGATGCCCTCCTGTCCAGGTATTCCGGAACCCGCCTCATCGGTCTTGATCGGGATCCCGCCGCGCTGGAAGCAGCCGGCGCCCGACTTGCGGTTTACGGCGACCGCGTGATCCTGGTTCACCGGGATTTCCGGTTCCTTAGCGATGCCCTCGACGAGACGGGGACCGGGGTGGTGGACGGCATCATCCTCGACCTCGGTGTGTCGTCCATGCAGCTGGATCAGGGCGACAGGGGGTTCTCTTTCACCCATGACGGCCCCCTTGACATGAGAATGGATCCCGGCAGCGGATCGCCGGCATCGGAACTGGTCAACGGGATGGATCCGCGAGATCTCGCCAATCTCCTTTTCCGCTACGGGGAAGAGAGGCGGAGCAGAGCCATTGCCGCGGCCATCGCCAGGGCGAGGGATGCCGGTCCCGTCGAGACGACGGCGCGCCTCGCGTCCATAGTCGCCGCCGTGCCGGGTATGGGGAGGATAAGGAATATCCACCCTGCCACCCGCACCTTCCAGGCTCTGAGGATCGCGGTCAACGACGAGTTGGCCGCCGTCGAGGATGCAGTGCCGGCAGGAGTAGGGCGGTTGGCGCCGGGAGGGCGGATGGCCGTCATCAGTTTCCATTCTCTCGAGGACAGGATCGTCAAGAGAGGGTTTAAGGGACTGGAAAAGCCGTGCCGGTGTCCCAAGGAGATGCCCGAGTGCCGGTGCGGCCTTGTCAGCGCGGGGAAGGTGATCACCAGGCGCCCCATCGTCCCGACGGAGCGGGAGGCCAGGGAAAACCCCCGCAGCCGGAGCGCGAAGCTGAGAGTGTTCGAGAAAAAACAGTAG
- a CDS encoding cell division protein FtsL, with translation MTVAAEAKARQTERLSARGGLRDFAFLLLLAALIGCAVFMTALRRVAFIEMGYEIRQLERKETELLHLKSEMEIEKAMLSSPERIEREARSRFGLREPEPGQLRILP, from the coding sequence ATGACAGTCGCCGCCGAAGCAAAAGCCAGACAGACCGAGCGCCTGAGCGCCAGGGGCGGCCTCCGGGATTTCGCCTTTCTCCTGCTTCTGGCCGCCCTGATCGGATGTGCCGTGTTCATGACGGCATTAAGGCGTGTGGCCTTCATCGAGATGGGTTACGAGATCAGGCAGCTCGAGAGGAAAGAGACGGAGCTCCTCCATCTCAAGAGCGAGATGGAGATTGAAAAGGCCATGCTTTCAAGCCCGGAGCGTATCGAGAGGGAGGCCCGGTCCAGGTTCGGATTGAGAGAGCCAGAACCCGGGCAGCTCAGGATCCTGCCATGA
- a CDS encoding penicillin-binding protein — translation MRRDHGNGCRWDGNVRARIRFLGFVLPLLLVLPAAKAFYLQVYQQDALSQWAARQSHMVEKVAPYRGAIIDRNGQPLAISVPVPSIYAVREEVQTKADAAGRLSRVLEMDRKALLQRLSRGSGFVWLKRLVEPEVAEKVRQMEIAGVAISTESRRYYPNMDLAGAVLGFVGTDGGLEGLERSLEEHLRGGDGIRVLDMDARGKSLTSADPWERHPAAGNAVQLTLDRNIQFFVEQSLREGCGGAGAKAGAAVILESATGRILAMASYPGFNPNDFSSYSQSRYRNRSINSVYEPGSTFKVITVAAALDENVFDEMDILFCGNGKFEVADVVINDHVPHAWLTLMGIIRKSSNIGASKIGLELGTERLGRYVNGFGFGQKTGILLTGEGNGILRGDREWTQVDLANISFGQGLGVTPLQMVNAVNAIATGGELLSPYIVDRITAPTGELILRNRPGIVRRVITRDTAEKLTRMMETVTEPGGSGTRAAIEGYGVAGKTGTAQKFDLEAGRYSLETFTASFVGFTPSRKPAITAIVIVDEPEIETYGGTVAAPIWADMVSKTLKYLNISPDRDGGEGPDGAKNEGRWADAVKDRETPDPAAMPDLAGLTLREALSRLGASGAKVQVTGTGLVVSQDPGPGVDIGDAVLLKLLPRAAG, via the coding sequence ATGAGACGGGATCATGGAAATGGCTGCCGGTGGGACGGGAATGTCCGGGCGCGCATCCGTTTCCTCGGATTCGTTCTTCCCCTGCTGCTGGTGCTGCCGGCAGCCAAGGCGTTCTATCTCCAGGTCTACCAGCAGGACGCTCTCTCCCAGTGGGCTGCCCGCCAGAGCCATATGGTCGAAAAGGTGGCCCCGTACCGCGGCGCTATCATCGACCGGAACGGACAGCCCCTGGCTATCAGCGTTCCCGTACCGTCCATCTACGCGGTGAGAGAAGAGGTGCAAACCAAGGCGGACGCGGCCGGAAGACTGTCAAGGGTCCTGGAGATGGACAGGAAGGCCCTGCTGCAGCGGCTTTCCAGGGGAAGCGGTTTCGTCTGGCTCAAGCGGCTCGTTGAGCCTGAGGTCGCCGAAAAGGTCCGGCAGATGGAGATCGCCGGCGTGGCCATCAGTACCGAGTCGAGGCGCTACTACCCCAATATGGATCTCGCCGGTGCCGTCCTGGGTTTTGTCGGAACCGACGGCGGACTCGAAGGCCTGGAACGCTCCCTGGAAGAGCATCTGCGCGGAGGGGACGGGATCAGGGTCCTGGATATGGACGCCAGGGGTAAAAGTCTCACTTCCGCCGATCCGTGGGAGCGCCATCCCGCCGCGGGAAACGCCGTTCAACTGACCCTGGACCGGAATATCCAGTTTTTCGTGGAGCAGAGTCTCAGGGAGGGCTGCGGCGGCGCCGGGGCGAAAGCCGGTGCCGCGGTCATCCTCGAATCGGCCACGGGCCGGATCCTCGCCATGGCGAGCTACCCGGGGTTCAACCCCAACGATTTTTCAAGTTACAGCCAGTCCCGTTATCGCAACCGGAGCATCAACTCCGTTTACGAACCGGGCTCGACCTTCAAGGTGATCACCGTGGCGGCCGCCCTGGATGAGAACGTCTTCGACGAGATGGACATCCTGTTCTGCGGCAACGGGAAGTTCGAGGTCGCCGACGTCGTGATCAACGATCACGTACCCCACGCGTGGCTTACCCTCATGGGGATCATCCGGAAATCCAGCAACATCGGGGCCAGCAAGATCGGCCTCGAGCTCGGGACCGAACGCCTGGGCAGGTACGTGAACGGTTTCGGGTTCGGACAGAAAACGGGGATTCTCCTCACCGGGGAGGGAAACGGGATCCTGCGCGGCGACAGGGAGTGGACCCAGGTGGACCTCGCAAACATCTCCTTCGGCCAGGGGCTTGGAGTGACCCCCCTCCAGATGGTCAACGCGGTCAATGCCATCGCCACCGGCGGCGAACTGCTGAGCCCCTACATCGTGGACCGGATAACCGCGCCGACGGGGGAACTGATCCTCAGGAACAGGCCTGGGATCGTGAGGAGGGTCATCACCCGGGACACGGCAGAAAAGTTGACCCGGATGATGGAGACGGTGACGGAACCTGGAGGTTCCGGGACCAGGGCGGCCATCGAAGGTTACGGAGTCGCGGGAAAGACGGGCACCGCCCAGAAGTTTGACCTCGAGGCCGGACGTTACTCCCTGGAGACTTTTACCGCTTCCTTCGTGGGGTTCACGCCGTCCCGGAAACCCGCGATCACGGCTATCGTGATCGTGGACGAACCGGAGATAGAGACCTACGGCGGTACCGTGGCGGCTCCCATCTGGGCCGACATGGTGAGCAAGACCCTCAAGTACCTGAACATCTCGCCCGACAGGGACGGAGGTGAGGGTCCCGATGGCGCGAAAAACGAGGGAAGATGGGCAGACGCCGTCAAGGATCGGGAGACGCCGGACCCGGCGGCCATGCCCGATCTCGCGGGGCTTACCCTGAGAGAGGCTCTTTCCAGGCTGGGAGCGTCCGGCGCGAAGGTCCAGGTCACCGGGACCGGGCTGGTCGTGAGCCAGGACCCGGGTCCCGGTGTCGACATCGGCGATGCGGTTTTACTGAAACTTCTGCCGAGGGCAGCGGGATGA